Part of the Methylomonas rapida genome is shown below.
CAGGTCGTCGAACGGGCCTCACAAGAAGGTGACAAAGTCACCATTCATTTCTCAGGTGTGTCTGAAGGCGAAAATTTCACCGACGGCAAGGTGGAAAATTACGCGATCGAGATCGGCGGCAAGCAGATGATTCCCGGCTTTGAAGACGAGCTGAAAGGCTTGGCCGCCGGTGAAAGCAAAAGCTTCAACATCACTTTTCCGGAAAAATACAACAGCGAAAAATTGGCCGGCAAAGCCGCTGATTTCGAGATCGAGATGATCAAGGTCGAAGAGCCGGTATTGCCTGAACTGGATGCCGACTTCATCAAGGCCTATGGTGTAGAAGCGGGCGATGTCGTCAGTTTTCGCGCCGACGTCAAGGAAAACATGGAAAGAGAGTTGGCGCAAGGTCTGAAAAACAAGCTCAAAACCGCCGTGTTGGATGCACTGTACGAAAACGTCAAGATCACGCTGCCCAACGCGTTGATCGATCAAGAAGTTCAAGCGTTGATGAAGCCTTATGCGGAACGTGCCGGCAAGGCCAAGTTGAAATTGGAAGATTTGAATTTGCCGCGCGATGTCTTCGAAGAACAAGCCAAGCGCCGCGTGGCATTGGGTTTGATTTTGGGCGAAATCATCCAAAAGAACGACATCAAGGTGGATGCCGATAAAGTGCGTGCCGTGATTGACGACATGGCGAAAAGTTACGAAAAGCCAGAAGACGTCGTAAATTGGTATTATGCCGACAATAGCCGCTTAAACGACGTTCAGCAAATGGTGCTGGAAGATCAGGCCGTGGACTGGGTTGTCGAGCGTGCTCGGGTTACCGACCAAAACGTCGGTTTTAACGATGTCATGGAACGGCAGCAAGCATAGGAAACTGAATGATTGATCTAACTGGCATGAATACTATGGTTCCCCAGGCCGCGGGCGGTCTGGTGCCCATCGTGGTGGAGCAAACGGCGCGCGGCGAGCGGTCGTTTGATATTTATTCCCGCTTGTTGAAAGAGCGGGTTATTTTTCTGGTGGGACAGGTCGAAGACTACATGGCCAACCTGGTCGTGGCTCAATTGCTGTTTCTGGAGTCGGAAAATCCGGACAAGGATATACACCTGTATATCAATTCGCCCGGCGGTTCCGTGACGGCAGGCATGTCGATCTATGACACCATGCAATTCATCAAGCCCGATGTCAGTACCATGTGCATCGGTCAGGCGGCCAGCATGGGGGCCTTGTTGTTGGCGGGTGGCGCGGCTGGCAAGCGTTATTGCCTGCCGCATTCACGTGTGATGATCCATCAACCCTTGGGCGGTTTCCAGGGGCAGGCATCGGACATCGCCATTCATGCCAAGGAAATTTTGTCCATCCGCGATAAGTTGAACAAGATTCTGGCGCATCATACGGGGCAGCCGTTGGAAAAAATCCAGCAAGACACCGATAGGGATAATTTTTTGAGTTCCGAACAAGCGGTCGAATATGGTCTGATCGATAAAGTTCTGAGCAGCCGTAACGTTTAAGCCAAACTCGCCGTAATGCGGCGAGTTAATTGGGAAAGTTGATATTTTTGATATATTCTTCAGCCACTGAAGCAATGTATTACCCCGGGGTCTGTTCATGAGTAGAGACAAAAAAGGTAAAGACGAAGATAAACTTCTTTACTGTTCTTTTTGCGGCAAAAGCCAAAACGAAGTTAGAAAGCTGATTGCCGGGCCGTCCGTGTATGTCTGCGACGAATGCGTGGAGCTTTGTAACGACATCATTCGTGACGAATTGGCCGAAGACGAAAAAAGCGTCGGCAGCGGTGCCTTGCCGAAGCCAAAAGAAATCAAGCAAGAGCTGGATAATTACGTCATTGGTCAGGAAAAGGCCAAGAAAATTCTATCCGTCGCGGTTTACAACCACTATAAGCGGTTGCGCAGCAACAGCAAAAAAAGCGATGTCGAGCTGGCGAAAAGCAACATTCTGTTGATCGGCCCGACCGGCTCCGGTAAGACGCTGTTGGCGGAAACGCTGGCACGCTTGTTGGACGTGCCTTTCACGATCGCCGACGCCACGACGCTGACGGAAGCCGGTTATGTCGGTGAGG
Proteins encoded:
- the tig gene encoding trigger factor, producing the protein MQVSVEKTSELSRKMTVSVPDAVLQEKMETRFKKLAREVKVDGFRPGKVPVSTVKKLYGERVKHEVAGDLIQSTYFEALQQQELVPAGHPLITPADKSEGFEYVAEFEVYPEIGLDSVNGLEISRPVASVTDADVENMIEKLRQQKKTWQVVERASQEGDKVTIHFSGVSEGENFTDGKVENYAIEIGGKQMIPGFEDELKGLAAGESKSFNITFPEKYNSEKLAGKAADFEIEMIKVEEPVLPELDADFIKAYGVEAGDVVSFRADVKENMERELAQGLKNKLKTAVLDALYENVKITLPNALIDQEVQALMKPYAERAGKAKLKLEDLNLPRDVFEEQAKRRVALGLILGEIIQKNDIKVDADKVRAVIDDMAKSYEKPEDVVNWYYADNSRLNDVQQMVLEDQAVDWVVERARVTDQNVGFNDVMERQQA
- the clpP gene encoding ATP-dependent Clp endopeptidase proteolytic subunit ClpP; amino-acid sequence: MIDLTGMNTMVPQAAGGLVPIVVEQTARGERSFDIYSRLLKERVIFLVGQVEDYMANLVVAQLLFLESENPDKDIHLYINSPGGSVTAGMSIYDTMQFIKPDVSTMCIGQAASMGALLLAGGAAGKRYCLPHSRVMIHQPLGGFQGQASDIAIHAKEILSIRDKLNKILAHHTGQPLEKIQQDTDRDNFLSSEQAVEYGLIDKVLSSRNV